In the genome of cyanobacterium endosymbiont of Braarudosphaera bigelowii, one region contains:
- a CDS encoding glycoside hydrolase family 10 protein, producing MFLFSSLSLVPIYSHNKPAEIRGVWLTNIDSEVLFDSKILTKSINTLSRLNFNTLYPAVWNWGYTLYPSDIAESLTGKRLDPEKKLQGRDVLREIVEQGHKKGLAVIPWFEFGFMAPADSELAQRNKEWLTKRQDKSTVWLEGKTHERVWLNPLHPEVQNFITGLLVEIVTNYNIDGIQLDDHFGIPFDFGYDSFTIELYKKEHGGKAPPQTPSYLKMGINNCMSNDPSWIEWTKWRSEKITQYIEKIFITIKKINPNIIISVSPNPQLFSSNCFLLDWQDWEEKGLIEELVLQVYREKMIDFNREINRPEVKKAKSHIPFGIGILSGLKNRPIPMKRIIEQVQNTRNSNLSGVSFFFYESLWNMGPETPVKRKLNFRQIFPTSIDRPLINN from the coding sequence CTGTTTCTTTTCTCTTCTCTTTCTCTTGTACCTATATATTCTCACAACAAACCAGCAGAAATAAGAGGTGTTTGGTTAACTAATATAGATAGTGAAGTGCTATTTGATTCGAAGATACTAACCAAAAGTATCAATACTCTTTCTAGACTTAACTTTAACACTCTTTATCCTGCTGTTTGGAATTGGGGCTATACTTTATATCCTTCTGATATTGCTGAATCTTTAACTGGGAAGAGGTTAGATCCTGAAAAGAAATTACAGGGGAGAGATGTGTTAAGAGAAATCGTAGAACAAGGACATAAAAAAGGACTTGCTGTAATTCCTTGGTTCGAATTTGGATTTATGGCTCCTGCAGATTCTGAATTGGCCCAGCGCAATAAAGAATGGTTAACTAAAAGGCAAGACAAAAGCACTGTTTGGCTGGAAGGAAAAACTCATGAGCGGGTCTGGCTAAATCCTCTTCACCCTGAAGTTCAAAACTTTATCACTGGTCTATTAGTTGAGATCGTAACTAACTATAACATTGATGGAATACAACTTGACGATCATTTTGGTATTCCATTTGATTTTGGATATGATAGTTTTACTATTGAGTTATACAAAAAAGAGCACGGTGGTAAAGCTCCTCCTCAGACACCTAGTTATCTAAAAATGGGAATTAATAACTGTATGTCAAACGATCCCTCGTGGATAGAATGGACAAAATGGAGATCGGAAAAGATCACTCAATATATAGAAAAAATATTTATTACAATAAAGAAAATCAATCCTAATATTATTATTTCTGTTTCTCCTAATCCCCAACTTTTCTCCTCTAATTGCTTTTTATTGGACTGGCAAGACTGGGAAGAAAAGGGATTAATAGAAGAGCTTGTTTTACAGGTATACAGAGAAAAGATGATTGATTTTAATAGAGAAATCAACCGCCCCGAGGTTAAAAAAGCCAAATCTCATATACCTTTCGGAATAGGTATATTATCTGGCTTGAAAAATCGTCCAATTCCTATGAAGCGAATTATCGAACAGGTACAAAATACTAGAAATTCAAATTTGTCTGGTGTTTCATTCTTCTTTTATGAAAGCCTATGGAATATGGGACCAGAAACACCTGTAAAACGTAAATTAAATTTTAGACAAATTTTTCCTACATCAATTGATCGTCCATTGATTAATAATTAA
- a CDS encoding prohibitin family protein, giving the protein MNRQSSPGLASIIGGVVTALIILVGFNSFIVIYPGQAGVLNILGKAQEQVLLEGIHFKPPLVSTVDTYDVTVQKFEVPAQSATKDLQNLSASFAINFSLDPIQVVNIRRTQGTLQNIVSKIVAPQTQESFKIAAARRTVEEAITQRAELKKDFDNALTSRLEKYGIMVLDTSVIDLNFSPEFSKAVEEKQIAEQKAQRAVYVAQEAEQEAQADINRAKGRSEAQRLLAETLKAQGGELVLQKEAIEAWKSGGAQMPKVLVMGKGSNNSVPFLFNLDTLDK; this is encoded by the coding sequence GTGAATCGTCAATCTAGCCCTGGTCTTGCATCAATAATAGGTGGTGTTGTTACTGCTTTAATTATATTAGTAGGTTTTAATTCTTTTATCGTTATTTATCCTGGGCAAGCAGGAGTACTCAATATACTTGGTAAAGCTCAAGAACAAGTCCTGTTAGAAGGAATCCATTTTAAACCACCTTTAGTTTCTACGGTAGACACATATGATGTAACCGTCCAAAAGTTTGAAGTTCCTGCTCAGAGTGCTACCAAAGATTTACAGAATTTGAGTGCTAGTTTTGCAATCAATTTTAGCCTTGATCCAATACAAGTTGTTAATATTCGTAGAACTCAAGGAACTTTACAGAATATTGTCTCTAAAATAGTTGCTCCACAAACTCAAGAATCTTTTAAAATAGCTGCAGCTAGACGCACTGTTGAAGAAGCGATTACTCAAAGAGCTGAACTTAAAAAAGATTTTGATAATGCTCTTACTTCTAGATTAGAAAAGTATGGAATTATGGTTTTAGATACTAGTGTTATTGATCTTAACTTTTCTCCTGAATTTTCTAAAGCAGTTGAAGAAAAGCAAATTGCAGAACAAAAAGCCCAACGAGCTGTTTATGTTGCACAAGAAGCAGAGCAAGAAGCGCAAGCCGATATTAATCGTGCAAAGGGTAGATCTGAAGCCCAGCGCTTATTAGCGGAGACCTTAAAAGCACAAGGTGGAGAATTGGTTCTTCAGAAAGAGGCTATTGAAGCTTGGAAATCTGGGGGCGCACAAATGCCAAAAGTTTTAGTGATGGGAAAAGGAAGTAACAATAGTGTCCCTTTTCTTTTTAATTTAGATACTTTAGATAAGTAA
- a CDS encoding ABC transporter ATP-binding protein translates to MTKFAINVDNVSFSWCKNSSILESCSLAVPQGEFWMLLGANGSGKSTLLQLLTNLLVPKSGTIKMNPPVGLVFQNPDRQLIMPTVGADIAFGLVSENLSLSETRLRISEALLAVNLLGLEKKPIYALSGGQKQRIAIAGEIARRCSILLLDEPTALLDHEAQLELVKGVRNLVKARKITALWVTHRLEELDYCDGAFLLEKGKVIQQGHPQTIKKQILYTEL, encoded by the coding sequence ATGACAAAATTTGCTATTAATGTTGATAATGTAAGTTTTAGCTGGTGTAAAAATAGCTCTATCTTAGAATCTTGTTCTTTGGCTGTACCTCAAGGAGAGTTCTGGATGCTTTTGGGAGCTAATGGTAGTGGTAAATCTACATTACTACAACTTCTAACTAATTTACTGGTACCAAAAAGTGGAACAATAAAGATGAATCCACCTGTAGGATTAGTTTTCCAAAACCCTGATCGCCAATTAATCATGCCTACAGTTGGTGCTGATATTGCTTTCGGATTAGTTTCAGAAAATTTGTCTCTTTCCGAAACTAGGCTTCGTATTAGTGAAGCATTATTGGCTGTTAATTTATTGGGATTAGAAAAAAAACCTATTTATGCTCTTAGTGGAGGTCAAAAGCAAAGAATTGCGATCGCTGGAGAAATTGCACGTCGATGCTCAATCTTACTACTAGACGAGCCTACTGCATTGCTTGATCATGAAGCACAGCTAGAATTAGTTAAAGGCGTTAGAAACTTAGTTAAAGCTCGTAAAATAACAGCACTCTGGGTTACTCATAGGTTAGAAGAATTGGACTATTGTGATGGAGCATTTTTACTTGAAAAAGGTAAAGTTATTCAACAAGGTCATCCACAGACAATTAAAAAGCAAATTTTGTATACAGAACTATAA
- the glyA gene encoding serine hydroxymethyltransferase has translation MTLNNTALDFLNETDPVIMSIILGELQRQREHLELIASENFTSLAVLAAQGSILTNKYAEGLPQKRYYGGCEWIDKIEQIAIDRAKELFGASHVNVQPHSGAQANFAVFLSLLNPGDKIMGMDLSHGGHLTHGSPVNVSGKWFKTCHYGVEMHSEQLDYDHILKLAQKEKPKLIICGFSAYPRTIEFEKFRIIADEVGAYLMADIAHIAGLVASGHHPNPLSYCDIVTTTTHKTLRGPRGGLIMTNNVDLGKKVDKAVFPGTQGGPLEHVIAAKAVAFKEALHPEFKIYSGKVINNAKSLANQLIKRGFRIVSNGTDNHLVLVDLRSVKMSGKEADKLTSAINITANKNTIPFDPESPFITSGLRLGSPAMTTRGLGTEEFIEIGNIIADRLLNPEDELIKHNCFHRVETLCNKFPLYSHLSI, from the coding sequence ATGACTTTAAACAATACTGCTTTAGATTTTTTAAACGAAACTGATCCTGTTATTATGTCAATAATTCTAGGAGAACTTCAAAGACAACGTGAACACTTAGAATTAATTGCTAGTGAAAACTTTACTTCTCTTGCTGTCTTAGCAGCACAAGGATCTATATTAACTAATAAATACGCAGAGGGATTACCTCAAAAAAGATACTATGGTGGATGTGAATGGATTGACAAAATAGAACAAATTGCAATCGATCGGGCTAAAGAATTATTCGGAGCTAGTCATGTAAATGTACAACCTCATTCTGGAGCTCAGGCTAACTTTGCCGTTTTTTTAAGTCTTCTTAATCCTGGTGATAAGATTATGGGTATGGACTTATCTCATGGAGGACACCTTACTCATGGATCTCCTGTAAATGTTTCTGGAAAGTGGTTTAAAACCTGTCACTATGGAGTTGAAATGCATAGTGAACAATTAGACTATGATCATATTCTAAAATTAGCACAGAAAGAAAAACCCAAATTAATAATTTGTGGTTTTTCTGCTTATCCTAGAACTATTGAGTTTGAGAAATTTCGTATAATTGCTGATGAAGTTGGAGCATATTTAATGGCCGACATTGCCCATATTGCAGGTTTAGTAGCTAGCGGACATCATCCTAACCCATTATCTTATTGTGATATAGTTACAACAACAACTCATAAGACCTTAAGAGGGCCTAGGGGTGGCTTGATAATGACTAACAATGTAGATCTAGGTAAAAAAGTTGATAAAGCAGTATTTCCTGGTACACAAGGAGGTCCGCTAGAACATGTTATTGCTGCGAAAGCTGTTGCCTTTAAAGAAGCGTTACATCCAGAGTTTAAGATATATTCTGGAAAAGTCATCAATAATGCGAAAAGTCTAGCAAATCAATTAATAAAGAGAGGTTTTAGAATTGTTTCCAATGGTACTGATAATCATCTAGTCTTGGTTGATCTGCGGTCTGTTAAGATGAGTGGTAAAGAAGCCGATAAATTAACTAGCGCAATTAATATTACAGCAAATAAGAATACAATTCCCTTTGATCCAGAATCGCCTTTTATTACTAGTGGACTCCGACTAGGTTCCCCCGCAATGACTACTAGAGGGTTAGGAACAGAAGAGTTTATTGAAATAGGTAATATTATTGCAGACCGATTACTTAATCCAGAAGATGAGTTAATTAAACACAATTGTTTTCATAGAGTTGAAACTTTATGTAATAAATTTCCTTTATATTCTCACCTTAGTATATAG
- a CDS encoding DUF697 domain-containing protein, giving the protein MTFKIKKSTFFLGLGIFLLWIEESLYHNIVTLSEWILPIMVLVGIFLLKEQIKNQKQKKYSISSSLTLSDLNQVISDAKEIINCIVEEDPSQNISNLKIQLQILENNPHLSSFSIGIVGKNNTGKTSLKKLLNQEKYADILEKDIFTSINLDVDVIIFLVNKDLTHSEWEKIKLLHQSYYPCLIVFNKQDQYNNEDRQVILEKIQQQVQSIIHPNNVTRINSVPEKIKNRQYNFDGSTREWIEEDPPNIMSLVHRIKIIEGQNKQQLFLAKNWRTATKIRQQAKIISNQIRYNKAIPIITKYELVAATIVSVNPISSLDFLATAAINTQMIIDLSNIYKQEFTFSQGKVAAITIGKIIVQLGIAELSIHAISSLLKSNMITYILGSLSQGISVAYLTHIVGLSLTEYFQEQGDMVVNCSKIDVTKFSQIINKIFTRTQQGESLQIFVKQTSSKIFTVPTMI; this is encoded by the coding sequence ATGACTTTCAAGATTAAAAAATCAACATTTTTTCTGGGATTAGGAATTTTTTTGTTGTGGATCGAGGAAAGTCTATATCATAACATCGTAACTTTGAGTGAGTGGATCTTACCGATTATGGTTCTTGTTGGAATCTTTCTTTTGAAAGAGCAGATTAAGAATCAGAAACAAAAAAAGTATTCTATTTCATCTTCACTGACTCTAAGCGATTTGAATCAAGTTATTTCTGATGCAAAGGAAATTATAAATTGTATTGTGGAAGAAGATCCCAGTCAGAACATATCTAATTTAAAAATACAGCTCCAAATTTTGGAAAATAATCCTCACCTATCGTCTTTTTCTATTGGAATAGTTGGAAAAAACAATACAGGAAAAACTAGTTTGAAGAAATTATTAAATCAGGAAAAATATGCAGATATATTAGAGAAAGATATATTTACCAGTATTAATCTTGATGTAGATGTCATAATTTTTTTAGTTAATAAAGATCTAACACATTCTGAATGGGAAAAGATTAAGCTGTTACATCAAAGTTATTATCCTTGTCTAATAGTTTTTAATAAACAGGATCAGTATAATAACGAAGATAGGCAGGTGATTCTAGAGAAAATACAGCAGCAGGTTCAATCCATTATCCATCCGAATAATGTTACTCGTATTAATTCTGTTCCAGAAAAAATAAAAAATCGTCAATATAATTTTGATGGTTCAACCCGAGAATGGATAGAAGAAGATCCACCAAATATTATGTCATTAGTACATAGAATTAAAATTATTGAGGGTCAGAATAAACAACAGTTATTTTTAGCTAAAAATTGGCGTACAGCGACAAAAATTAGGCAACAAGCAAAAATTATTTCTAATCAAATTAGATACAATAAAGCAATACCAATAATTACAAAATATGAGCTTGTTGCCGCTACTATAGTTTCTGTAAATCCTATTTCTTCTTTAGATTTTCTAGCAACTGCAGCCATTAATACCCAAATGATTATTGATTTAAGTAATATTTATAAACAAGAATTTACTTTTTCTCAAGGAAAAGTAGCCGCTATTACCATAGGTAAAATAATAGTACAGTTAGGTATTGCTGAACTATCGATTCATGCAATCTCTAGTTTGTTAAAAAGTAATATGATTACTTATATTTTAGGAAGTCTTAGCCAAGGTATTAGCGTAGCTTATTTAACTCATATTGTTGGACTAAGTTTAACTGAATATTTTCAAGAACAAGGTGATATGGTTGTAAACTGCTCAAAAATTGATGTCACAAAATTTTCGCAGATTATCAATAAGATATTCACTAGGACACAGCAAGGAGAATCACTTCAGATTTTTGTAAAGCAAACATCTTCTAAAATTTTTACAGTTCCAACTATGATATAA
- a CDS encoding 2TM domain-containing protein, with product MLSNNILPPTHYHKTEVQEILHLAIVSKTKSEEISREEFLEIALELGISIKSLEIVEQNWLSTKKYKEKKQEFDKYLQKRLKHKIIKFLIINSFCVILNFLAVHTLSWSLYVLTISGLIITLDIFKTFQSESESYQKEFQKWSLTNEIKTKISGFWSRLTRRILS from the coding sequence ATGCTCTCTAATAATATATTACCGCCTACACATTATCATAAGACAGAAGTCCAGGAAATTTTACATTTGGCTATTGTTTCTAAAACTAAATCTGAAGAAATTTCTAGAGAAGAGTTTTTGGAGATTGCACTAGAGCTAGGTATAAGTATTAAATCTTTAGAAATTGTTGAGCAGAATTGGCTGTCAACAAAAAAATATAAAGAAAAAAAACAAGAATTTGATAAATATTTACAAAAACGATTGAAACACAAAATAATAAAATTTTTAATTATCAATTCTTTTTGTGTAATTTTAAATTTTTTAGCTGTGCACACTTTATCATGGTCATTATACGTATTAACTATTTCGGGCCTTATTATAACTTTAGATATTTTTAAAACATTTCAATCAGAAAGTGAGAGTTATCAAAAAGAATTTCAAAAATGGAGTTTGACAAATGAAATAAAAACAAAGATTTCTGGATTCTGGTCTCGTCTTACAAGAAGAATATTATCTTAA
- the mfd gene encoding transcription-repair coupling factor gives MVFSSLIYTLQKSSLIKDLSQQLKVKNELRLKGINRLSKGLISSVISQINNQNLVVICATSEEARRWTKQLEIMGWKTVNFYFVPETSPYEELNIENEIIWTQMQVLSNLFKAKKSENKKFAIVTTERSLQPHLPSPSTFYDYCLNFKVGIKMCFTDLSKTFSELGYEKVNLVEREGEWSRRGDILDIFPVSSEIPIRLEWLGDELEKIREFDISTQRSLGEAEQVLLTPINFDAITKNIIQVNTCNLDNCISEKEPKNLKDHNFSLKVQQLLDTTVLKPASLFDYLSSDTLCVFDEIDQCKAHNHRWLEYVERSWNEKQSKLPKVHRSFEESFLLIEEIPKLYLSELSEVNDTNSFNIESRPIPVNPHQFSKVAEILRGKREIYSGININKYSVWLISAQPSRTVTLLQEHDYFAQFIPNLRDYPAIKKSHTQGMAVALKHSGLVSLEGFILPIFRIAVITDKEFFGQSISGSSEFFKKRRRSTSKKVNLQKLHEGDYVVHKSHGIGKFLRLENLSNREYLVVQYSDGVLRVPADSLDNLLRYSSVDSTTPKLHKMTGKDWSKIKQKIRKNVKKLAFNLLHLYAERAKKKGYSYPTDSPWQQELEDSFPYQPTPDQLQAIREVKIDLESVRPMDRLICGDVGFGKTEVAIRAIFKAVTSGHKQVVFLAPTTILTQQHYHTLQTRFSPYPISIGLLNRFRTISEKKDIIERLTTGELDIVVGTQQLLGKNINFKDLGLLVIDEEQRFGVNHKEKIRTIKANVDVLTLTATPIPRTLHMSLSGIREMSLISTPPPSRRSIKTHLSSYDSNLVKVAIRAELDRGGQIFYVVPRIENIDKLVTQLKEMIPNAKILIAHGQMDVNNLEITMLNFNNGDADILVCTTIIESGLDIPKVNTIIIEDAQKFGLSQLYQLRGRVGRSGVQAHAWLFYPSKSELTDNALKRLNALQEFSELGSGYHLATRDMEIRGAGNLLGAEQSGQMEAIGFELYMEMLQEAIREVQGEKIPEVKDTQIDLKLTAFIPNDYISDIEQKITAYRTIAVATSKKELDIIAAEWTEHYGTVPHPVQQLFKVIELKQLAKSLGFSRIKMEGKNSIVLETPMEEPAWHILKNNLPEHLQTRFVYNSKKIIVRGLGNLNPQKQLESLVKWFKVMQESENN, from the coding sequence ATGGTTTTTTCTTCTCTCATTTACACTTTACAAAAATCTTCTCTTATTAAGGATCTATCGCAGCAACTTAAAGTAAAAAATGAGTTGAGACTAAAAGGAATTAATCGTTTGTCAAAAGGATTAATTTCATCAGTTATTTCACAAATAAATAATCAGAATTTAGTAGTCATATGTGCTACTTCAGAAGAAGCGAGGAGATGGACAAAACAGTTAGAAATTATGGGTTGGAAAACTGTCAATTTCTACTTTGTTCCAGAAACTTCTCCATATGAGGAATTGAATATTGAGAATGAGATAATATGGACACAAATGCAAGTTCTTTCCAACCTTTTTAAAGCGAAAAAATCAGAAAACAAAAAGTTTGCTATTGTTACTACTGAAAGATCCTTACAACCACATTTACCATCTCCATCAACTTTTTATGATTATTGTTTGAATTTTAAAGTAGGAATAAAAATGTGCTTCACTGATCTCAGTAAAACATTCAGTGAACTAGGATATGAAAAGGTTAATTTAGTTGAAAGAGAAGGAGAATGGAGCAGACGAGGAGACATTCTAGATATTTTTCCGGTTTCATCAGAAATTCCTATACGTTTAGAATGGCTTGGAGATGAATTAGAAAAAATTCGAGAATTTGATATATCAACTCAACGTTCACTAGGTGAAGCAGAGCAAGTTTTATTAACTCCTATTAACTTTGATGCTATCACAAAAAATATTATTCAAGTAAATACCTGTAATTTAGATAATTGCATTTCAGAAAAAGAGCCAAAAAATCTAAAAGACCATAATTTTTCTCTAAAAGTTCAACAACTTTTAGACACTACAGTTTTAAAACCTGCCTCCCTATTTGATTATTTATCTTCTGATACACTTTGCGTCTTTGATGAAATTGATCAATGCAAAGCTCATAATCACCGATGGTTAGAGTATGTTGAGAGAAGCTGGAATGAGAAACAAAGTAAGTTGCCGAAAGTTCATCGTTCTTTTGAAGAATCTTTTTTGTTAATCGAAGAAATACCCAAGCTGTATTTATCAGAACTATCTGAAGTTAATGACACAAATTCTTTTAATATAGAATCTCGCCCTATTCCTGTTAATCCCCATCAATTTTCTAAAGTAGCTGAAATATTGAGGGGGAAGAGAGAAATTTATAGTGGAATAAATATAAATAAATATTCAGTATGGTTAATCTCAGCACAACCTTCGCGTACTGTTACTTTATTACAGGAACACGATTATTTTGCTCAATTCATTCCTAATCTCAGAGATTATCCTGCAATTAAAAAATCTCATACTCAAGGTATGGCAGTTGCGTTGAAACATTCTGGACTAGTTAGCTTGGAAGGTTTTATTTTACCTATATTTCGAATTGCAGTAATTACTGACAAAGAATTTTTTGGACAAAGCATCTCGGGATCTTCAGAATTTTTTAAAAAACGTCGTCGCTCAACTTCTAAAAAAGTCAACCTGCAAAAACTTCATGAAGGTGATTATGTAGTTCACAAGAGTCATGGTATTGGTAAATTTTTAAGACTAGAAAACTTGTCAAATCGTGAATATTTAGTTGTTCAATACTCTGATGGAGTTTTGAGAGTACCCGCTGATTCTCTCGATAATTTACTACGGTATTCCTCTGTAGATTCTACAACTCCCAAATTACATAAAATGACAGGAAAAGATTGGAGTAAAATTAAACAAAAGATCCGTAAAAATGTTAAAAAATTAGCATTTAATCTACTTCATCTATATGCAGAAAGAGCCAAAAAAAAAGGATATTCATATCCTACTGATTCTCCTTGGCAACAAGAGCTTGAAGACTCTTTTCCTTATCAACCAACACCTGATCAATTACAGGCTATTAGAGAAGTTAAAATAGACTTAGAAAGCGTTAGGCCTATGGACCGTCTCATTTGTGGAGATGTTGGTTTTGGCAAAACAGAAGTAGCTATTAGAGCAATTTTTAAAGCTGTTACTAGCGGCCATAAACAAGTAGTTTTTTTAGCACCTACTACAATCTTAACTCAACAACATTACCATACTCTTCAGACAAGGTTTTCTCCCTATCCTATCAGTATTGGTCTATTAAATAGATTTCGTACAATTTCAGAAAAAAAAGATATTATTGAACGTCTAACTACTGGAGAATTAGATATTGTAGTAGGAACACAACAACTTTTAGGAAAAAATATAAATTTTAAAGACTTAGGATTATTGGTAATTGACGAGGAACAACGCTTCGGAGTTAATCATAAAGAAAAAATTCGGACAATTAAAGCTAATGTAGACGTTCTCACCTTGACTGCAACTCCTATTCCCAGAACTCTTCATATGTCTTTATCAGGAATAAGAGAAATGAGCCTAATTTCTACACCTCCACCATCTCGTCGTTCTATTAAAACTCACTTATCTAGCTATGACTCAAACCTAGTAAAAGTAGCCATTAGAGCAGAACTTGATCGTGGTGGTCAGATATTCTACGTTGTTCCCAGAATAGAAAATATTGATAAATTAGTTACTCAGCTAAAAGAGATGATTCCAAATGCCAAAATTTTAATTGCACATGGACAAATGGATGTTAATAATTTAGAAATAACTATGTTAAATTTCAATAATGGAGATGCTGATATTCTAGTTTGTACAACAATCATTGAATCTGGACTGGATATTCCCAAAGTTAATACAATTATTATTGAAGATGCACAAAAGTTTGGACTGTCTCAACTATATCAGTTAAGAGGGAGAGTCGGTAGATCAGGTGTTCAGGCCCATGCTTGGTTATTTTATCCAAGTAAATCTGAATTGACTGACAATGCGCTCAAAAGATTGAATGCATTACAAGAGTTTAGTGAACTTGGTTCAGGTTATCATTTAGCAACTCGTGATATGGAAATTAGAGGAGCAGGCAATTTGCTTGGAGCAGAACAATCTGGACAGATGGAAGCTATAGGTTTTGAGTTGTATATGGAAATGTTACAAGAAGCTATCAGAGAAGTTCAAGGGGAAAAAATACCTGAAGTAAAAGATACTCAAATAGATTTAAAGTTAACTGCTTTCATCCCTAATGACTATATATCTGATATTGAACAAAAAATAACGGCATATCGCACAATTGCAGTTGCTACTTCTAAAAAAGAATTGGATATTATTGCTGCTGAATGGACTGAGCATTATGGAACAGTGCCACACCCTGTACAACAATTATTTAAAGTAATTGAATTAAAACAACTGGCTAAGTCTCTAGGCTTTTCTCGTATTAAGATGGAAGGAAAAAACTCTATAGTCTTAGAAACTCCAATGGAAGAGCCTGCTTGGCATATTTTAAAAAACAACTTACCAGAACATCTACAAACACGCTTTGTTTATAACTCTAAAAAAATTATAGTTAGAGGACTCGGAAATCTAAATCCGCAGAAACAACTCGAAAGTTTAGTAAAGTGGTTCAAGGTCATGCAAGAAAGTGAAAATAATTAG
- a CDS encoding NAD(P)H-quinone oxidoreductase subunit J, which produces MTEEKKAKGQASQDEQESTALQPGPTSNWLTKNGFEHKILGVDHLGIEMIGISPKFLIPLSTALYAYGFNYLQCQGAYDLGPGKELVSFYHLIKVADNIDRPQELRLKVFLTRDNPHVPSVYWIWKAADWQERENYDMYGIVYDNHPDLKRILMPEDWVGWPLRKDYISPNFYELQDAY; this is translated from the coding sequence GTGACTGAAGAAAAAAAAGCAAAAGGACAAGCTTCTCAAGACGAGCAAGAATCAACAGCTTTACAACCGGGACCAACTTCTAACTGGCTAACGAAAAATGGTTTTGAACATAAAATATTAGGAGTAGATCACTTAGGAATAGAAATGATTGGAATATCACCAAAATTTCTAATTCCTTTGTCTACTGCATTGTATGCTTATGGATTCAACTATTTACAATGTCAAGGAGCCTATGATTTAGGTCCAGGAAAAGAACTAGTTAGTTTTTATCATCTAATTAAGGTTGCAGATAATATTGATAGACCTCAGGAACTGCGCCTTAAAGTATTTCTAACAAGAGATAATCCCCATGTTCCTTCTGTATACTGGATTTGGAAAGCTGCTGATTGGCAAGAAAGAGAAAACTATGATATGTATGGGATAGTTTATGATAATCATCCTGATTTAAAAAGAATCTTAATGCCAGAAGATTGGGTTGGTTGGCCTTTGCGGAAAGATTATATTTCTCCCAACTTTTACGAGTTACAAGACGCATACTAA
- the nuoB gene encoding NADH-quinone oxidoreductase subunit NuoB — protein MSPNLTPDLSTIEQSQKEKILNPIAPGKITQDLSENIILTTVDDLHNWARLSSLWPLLYGTACCFIEFAALIGSRFDFDRFGLVPRCSPRQADLLLVAGTVTMKMAPALVRLYEEMPSPKYVIAMGACTITGGMFSRDSTTTVRGVDKLIPVDVYIPGCPPRPEAIFDAVIKLRKKVSNETIQERATIMEQTHRYYSAPHNMKIVSPILTGKYLATETRQNPPKELNEVFGAENLSTLAIEKQLEDM, from the coding sequence ATGAGTCCGAACCTAACACCAGATTTATCAACCATAGAGCAATCGCAAAAAGAAAAAATTCTTAATCCTATTGCTCCTGGTAAAATAACCCAAGATTTATCAGAAAACATTATTTTAACTACCGTTGATGATTTACATAACTGGGCTCGTTTATCCAGCTTATGGCCATTATTATACGGTACAGCTTGTTGTTTTATTGAGTTTGCTGCTCTGATTGGTTCACGTTTCGATTTTGACCGTTTTGGTTTAGTTCCTCGATGTAGTCCAAGGCAAGCAGATCTACTTTTAGTTGCAGGAACTGTAACTATGAAAATGGCTCCTGCTCTAGTGCGTCTTTATGAAGAGATGCCTTCTCCAAAATATGTTATTGCAATGGGTGCTTGCACAATTACTGGAGGAATGTTTAGCCGTGACTCTACAACTACTGTACGTGGAGTAGATAAATTAATTCCTGTAGATGTATATATTCCTGGTTGCCCTCCTCGCCCCGAAGCAATTTTTGATGCTGTAATTAAATTACGCAAAAAAGTTTCTAATGAAACAATTCAGGAAAGAGCAACTATTATGGAACAAACTCATCGTTATTATAGTGCCCCACACAATATGAAAATAGTTTCTCCAATATTAACTGGTAAATATTTAGCTACTGAAACTCGTCAAAATCCGCCTAAAGAGTTGAATGAAGTATTTGGGGCTGAAAATTTATCTACTTTAGCTATTGAAAAGCAATTGGAGGATATGTAA